In Serratia sp. FDAARGOS_506, a genomic segment contains:
- the zapB gene encoding septal ring assembly protein ZapB translates to MSFEVFEKLEAKVQQAIDTITLLQMEIEELKDKNNSLSQEVQAASGNHEALVRENQQLKEEQHVWQDRLRALLGKMEEV, encoded by the coding sequence ATGTCATTTGAAGTATTTGAGAAACTGGAAGCAAAAGTACAGCAGGCGATTGATACCATCACCCTGTTGCAGATGGAAATTGAAGAGCTGAAAGACAAAAACAACTCTCTGTCGCAGGAAGTTCAGGCTGCCTCCGGCAACCACGAAGCGCTGGTGCGCGAAAACCAACAGCTGAAAGAAGAACAGCACGTATGGCAAGATCGCCTGCGCGCTCTGCTGGGCAAAATGGAAGAGGTCTGA